DNA from Solanum stenotomum isolate F172 chromosome 3, ASM1918654v1, whole genome shotgun sequence:
GTAACAGGGGTCGTGTACGTTTCCAAAATCATGGTTTTTCTCAGATGCCCCAACAACGTGATTTCTAGAATACCACTCAATCCTCTAACATCCCATCTCCAACCTTCGATATGTCAACAATTATTTGTCATAATTGTGAAGGTAAAGGCCATATCGCATGAGTTTGCCCATCACCCAAGACATCTAATGGCACTCGGGTTTCTGGACGACCTGTCTCCAACCTAGCAAATACCCAACATTCACCTACCCAAAGTTGGTTGATGGATAGTGGCACCACGCATCATCTGACATCTGATCTGGATAACCTTGGCATTCACTCGGAATATCAAGGTCCTGAGGAAGTAACTCTAGGTAATGACTCTAAATTACCAATATCTCATATAGGTGCAGGTTCTATTGTTGCTTTCGACAAAAACTTCAAACTTGACGATATTCTTCATGTTCCTACTGCTACTCAAAATTTAGTTTCCATTAGTTCCTTTACTAAATCTAACAATGTGTCTATTGAATTCTTTCCTGACCATTTTTTGATTAAGGATTTGGCAACGAGGGTACCACTTCACAAAGGATGGACTAATAGAGGACTATACTCGCTTCCTGTGACAAAACTATCCTCTCCAGCTTCCTTTGCAGCTTCTCTTGGTGTTTGGCATGCTCCTCTGGCTCATGCATCTTATCCTACCATTCGTCAATCATTACCATCTACTGTTTTTCAGTCTAGTAAATCACCTAGTTTATGCACTACTTGTGTTGTTAGCAAAAGTCATAAGATTTCTTTTTGTGAATCTAGTTTTCAGGCTTCTGGACCACTTGATTTAATTTGTTCAGATGTTTGGGGACCTGCCCCGGTTGTTTCTAATGATGGTTATCGCTATTATGTGAtcttttttgattattttagtaAATACACTTGGATCTATTTTCTTCGCTTTAAATCTGAAGTTATTTCTGTTTTTATTCAGTTTCGCCTACTCTTGTTGAAAAATTTTTTGGTCGCCCAATTAAATGTTTTCAAGCGGACTGGGGAGGGGAGTTTCAAGCCTTAACCAACTATTTACGTGATAATGGTATTACACAACGAGTTTCTTATCCTTACACTCCTGAACAAAATGGTTGCGCAGAACGTAAACATAGGCATATTGTCGAAACTGGTAGAGCATTATTACACCATGCCAATGTTCCTTCCCAATTTTGGACAAATGCTTTTGAAACGGTTGTATATACTATTAATAGATTACCCACACCACGGTTGAAAAATCGATCACCATTTCATGCACTTTTTCAAAAGGATCCAGACTATTCTCTGTTGCATGTTTTTGGTTGTATGTGTTTCCCTTGGCTTCGTCCCTACCCAAGGACAAATTATCACCTCGATCCAAATCGTGTGTGTTCTTGGGATATAGTAAAATTCATAAAGGATATAAATGCTTTGATCCTCTTTCCTCAAAATTTTTCGTCTCGCGTCATGTAGTTTTTGATGAATCTGTGTTTCCATTTTTTTCGCAGGATGCGTTGGTGCACATGAAATCAACCAATCCTCCAACAGATCCTCTCACGCTACAAATTCCTCTTTCTCCAACAATACCTCCATCTCCAAGTAATTTTCCTTCTAACCCTTCCCAGACTACTTTACCAAATAAATCTCGACCAGATTAGTCCCTCACCTTACCAATAACTGAGTTTCCTGTATTCCAGCCCTCACAGCTACCAGATGTAGTTGTTCAACCTCCAAGTTCGATAGTAACACCTATGTCACCACAACCTGAGTTGCCAAATTCACCACCTGCTCGGCGTATGGTCACTCGGGCTCAAACTGGTTCACTGAAGCCTAAGCAGCCATTCTCCATGTCTGCTATTACTTCGACCTTTGAGGAACCTTCTTGCTATTCTCAAGCTGTTAAGCATGAGCACTGGCGTCGTGCTATGGATGAAGAATACAATGCGTTAATACGCAATGGAACCTGGCAGCTTGTTCCTTCCTCCCCAACTCAAAATATCATTGGTTGTCGATGGGTGTTTAAGACAAAATTGAAGGCCGATGGTTCTCTAGATCGTTACAAGGCACGACTTGTCGCCAAAGGGTATCACCAACGACCTGGGATTGATTTTGTGGATACTTTCAGTCCTGTAGTTAAGCCATCCACAATTCGGTTGTTACTGTCCTTGGCTGTGACTAATGATTGGCATATCACAGAGTTAGACATCTCCAATGCTTTTCTTCATGGTAACTTTAATGAAGTTGTTTACATGTCGCAACCTCCTGGTTTCGTAGGTTCCTCTCGTGCAGATCATGTGTGTCTTCTTAAACGATCCTTGTATGGTCTTAAACAGGCTCCTCGTATGTGGAACAAGCGACTCACTAATGCTCTCACTTCACTAGGATTATCGGGTTCTAAGACAGATAGTTCTTTGTTCTATATGTCTACTCCAACTGACAAATTTTTTTGTCTAATATATGGGGATGATATTTTGGTACTTGGTAATAACACTGCTCATATTAAGTCTTTGATTATGCAGCTCCAATCCCAATTCGCAGTACGTGATTTGGGGACtgtttcttattttttgggTATTGCAGTATCTAGGACcaataaaagtttatttttatctcaAAGGAAATATGTTGAGGAGCTCCTTCGACGTGTCCAGATGGAGTCTTGCAGCTCTGTTAACACTCTCATTTGCCCATCTTCTAAACTTTCATCATCTAGTGGTGTTCCATTCAATGATCCGACATTGTATCGTAGCATAGTTGGTGGGCTGCAGTACTTAACTTTCACGCGTCCGGATTTGGCGTATGCAGTGAATAAGGTTTCTCAATTCATGCATTGTCCTATGGATATTCATTGGGTGGCAGTGAAACGTATATTGAGATATATCAAAGGTTCATTAGCTCATGGGTTGTTCTTTTCACGACGATCTACTACATTACTTCATGGCTATACGGATTCtgattggggggggggggggggggggggggggggNACAGGAAGTCCACCACTGGTTTTGCTATATACTTGGGTAACCATTTGATATCATGGTCATCACGGAAGCAAAAGGCGGTATCTCGATCAAGCACTGAGGCAGAGTAGAGAGCACTAGCTGCCGCAACTTCAGAAATCACATGGGTGGAGTTTTTGCTTCGGGAAATTGGCTGTTTTACGTCTTCTACTCTTATTCTATGATGTGACAATTTGAGTGCTACATACTTAACAGCCAATCCCATTTTCCATTCTCGTACGAAGCATATGGAGattgattttcattttgttcGAGAGAAGGTTCGTGCTAAGACTCTTTCGGTGCGGTATGTCAGTTCTCATGATCAAGTTGCAGATTTATTAACGAAGCCATTGTCCAAGTCACGGTTTCTTGAGTTGAAATCCAAGTTGATGGTGGTCCAGACCCCTGCTCAACTTGAGAGGGAATGACGAAGGATAACTTACTTGTCTAATATGAATTGGATTGATTTATTTACTTGTGGCTTAGTTTGCATAGGATTGTTATTCTCATTACATGACTTAGACTAGGACTCTTACCTGAtctatatgtataaatataacGTGTATTTACAGTATAATATAATGAGAAAGTCTTTCAAGAACCACCACAACAACACAAGGAAGAAAATTACCATAACACACGCCAGAGAATACCTTTCCTTAACAGGGctcccaaaaaaaagaaaatgtccAAACTAGTACACACATAAAATGGCAACCACCTGATAGAGGCTTCAAACTAAACATTGATGGTTCGTCATTGGGAAATACTGGCAAAGGGGGAACAAGGGGAGTCTTTAGGTGTAAGCAAGGAAAATGGATAATTGGCTACATGAGTAATATTTATAGAACAAATCCGATCAAAGCAGAACTAACATCTCTACTGCAAGGACTCCACATTGCAGATGATTGTAAGGATATCATTACCATGCTTATGCAGGATCACCCTACTTACTCAAACTTGCTTTCTGAATATTAATGCAAGGGGGCTATTGGAGAAGCAAGCTGGGGAACCCCCAAATCCAGCACCACTTTAGATAAACAAACCAAGTGGCGGATGCACTAGCTAAGGCGGGGGCGAATTTAGCTCAACCAAATTCCTTTTTGAGCTAGGAAGTTCCACCGATGTTTGTTTTGGACATGCTGCAAGCACACATAGCAGGAACTCGTTTTGTTAGGTTGACTAAAGCCCCTATAAGCGTAGATGGGGATTTTGATAGGCAGTCCATGGCCTCTGTAAATGTAAATGTATGCAATAGTACTAGCTGCCGCCCCCCTGACATCACCACTGGGTTATCACCCGCACGCCCCACAACCAGGGGCGGATCTACATGGAGGTTAGGGGGGGTCACCCAACCCCctcgtcgaaaaattacacggtatatataaggtcaaattttattttatgtgtgtatatattaaaatgaaccccCTAAACACATGTAAAGAAGCTAGCTCAGTGGTAAAGGGGGTTCAAGAATTCGCTTGGACGTCATGGGTTCGATTCTGCGCAACAACACTTTCCTGAaatatttcttgttttcttcatttGGAAAATCAAATAGCAAGGCTGAGATGGGCTCAACATTTTTGGGCTGGagctttattgtttttttttttttttcattttttaatgttatttctccttttcaatattcattttttcGAATTTCTAAGGaacattattttcatttgtattttattatttttgtctcCATTGCTCATTTATTTTTACGTAACTCTCTTTTTATATACTAATTCAAAGGAACTTTTTTAAAAACTGTCAATTATTcttaaacttgaaattgagatagagaaaaaaaactttaaagataagttaaacttaatcgaatgaataaatttgaaagacATGATTATTCATCatatttctttctcattttttcagTTCTATTCTAGAGAGATATAAACTACATTGATAtgctttattcatttttttttactgatgAAAAAccttataaattgaataaatgaacaaaaaattggCGATGCcatttatttatccttttaatatgcattataatattagtaactcAATCCCCACACATTTTAAAGAgtattaaacaatttttaaagtaaCATATGATTGAATGAacactaatttaatttattttaaaaattcaaaataaagtaaaataataaaaaatcaaagaaaaaaatcattttaaaaaaaaagaatcaatgaaGCATAGTAAAAGTAGGAAGAAACGCTAAATGCGGCATGACAAGGCAAATTATATTTAATGGattaaggataatttttttctttcccgATCCGTTTTGCTCCATTTTCTTATTTACTTCTTATAAGTTAAACCCCCTCCACGAAAATCCTGACTCCGCCACTGCCCACAACTATGTAATAGCATGAGTATCATGCCACTACCTTGTATGACtgaatattaatataatattaagtatcttgttaaccaaaaaaaaaaaaaaaccattgtGACACATATGAGAAAGCAACAACAAATAGCAGCATAATATCACAAAAGGGAAAGAGTGAGATCTCTAAGATGATTTTCTtagtaataaaaaatgatttccgTCCTACAAAACGTTTATGTAAAATTCTGAAATCTACATACTGATAATTTTATGGCATATTCTAAAACATATAATAGCATCtcctatttttatatatattcaaaaatattcttttgaCATGAAAATTATCATGAGATTAATTCTCAACTTCACCAGTTGAACCTGGCCTCTTtgatttaaagtaaaaaaagtgTGGAAAATTTCAGTAATTGAGATAGAATATTAcactttttgttatttaaaagtGTGAgaccatttttatttatttcttatttaaaaaCATAGGATGTtataacaaaagaaatactATTATTTGGTTAATTATGTCTTCAGTATACTACATTTATAagcttcattttatttttatgagtcaagtatgtgattttatttttgataatggacgattatatttgttaattatGTCTTCAACACACTCCCTCACTTTCATGACTTGATTATCTCTTTGAACCAAGCTCCACGTGGACATCGTCCATCAATAACTAATTTCTATAACACATCACCTTGAGTTTAGCTGGAGATTAATTGTGTTTCATCTATATTATCCGAGTATTTATAGACATCAAGAATCaagcttgattttttttatacgtTTCAAAGCTATAGGTTATGGTGTAGTAAACTAATCGTAAATAGACAAAAACTCTAAGTGTAATCTCATAACATCATCACTGAGCTATCTCCATAATCATCTCGCCAAACCATTGACTATTATACCAATCATTTAGTTAATGATTAgtcaaaaaatacttttaacatGATATGATATTTTCATATTCAATACGCTTTTTTGGTGAAGGGATATATTGAAACCATTTTGCCTCTCATAAGTAGGTAAAGACCATTTAACAAAGAGTAGCCACAATACATGTCCTTCTTTTCTTCAGCATATCCAAATGAATTATGCCAATCAagtgactatatatataaatgccTTGCCTTTCTTCATTTCCACATATCAATAAAAAGTTCTTTTACAAATGATGATAGTCGTATCAATATTTCATTCCCTCTCTCTCTATCTCAATTAATTCTTATGTgatactattttttaaattaatttgtcccagaaaaaaaaacttaatttttaaatctcAAGGAAATTTCAAGAATTGAAGATTAATTGGAGTGTAAGAATCGCAGGTTATTCTCCTTTGACAAGAAAGCTATAGTTATGCATAATTTATTTCTTGCCAAGGGAGAATTGCCCTACGTTTCTTTATTTTCCATAttgtatctttctttttttttttccaaatggAACCATATATATGTCCatacaaaatataatatctCGTAAAGGGATTTCTGTTTTACTCGTTTTTACAAATCAATATAATGATATGATCCCTTTGATTCCTCAAAGCTTTCATTGGTATAATAGTCAATGGTTTGGCGAGATGATTATggagataataataataataaaatgagaaCACTTTAgcaatataattattattattattttgaatttattgcTAAAgtgttctctttttttaaaaaaatagtatacaTGTGTAAGCAAGACAATATATATTTGGCTCACTTTCGcttttttattattagattGCTTAAATTGGAACATAATATATAACAACTACCTGGTTTTGTTTTATCAAAAtctaaaacattttcatttagtcaaattttgatttattctATAATTATGTAAAGCGCGAGTAATTTTTCTAGTCTTAAAATAGAATAGAAAACTGACCGCCTCCAACCTCATTGACACATAGTAGTACATAAAAACATTACTTGACggtgacaaaataaaaaagtatgAATTTACTACATAATTTGCAACAATTTGAATTATTCTCAAACACAAAcgtttcttttttttgaaattttgtacCACTATACAGATTGTATAGCggtcttttattaaaataaaaattctaaatagggataagtacaagcaaggggGGCTAAGCCTTACCTTACCAATCCTAATAAGATAATGAACTACTCCAacattgaatttcaaaataaataactgCATTCGATTGGCATTATATCATATTAATGCCTAATCAAGTATATAAAAACTTTAATCCTGATCCATGAAACTTTTGCTCTGTGATACGATTTAGTTTCTCACTCATTTTCATGGTAAAAAATTCTTCCAATCTCCAATTTCTCCTTTAcgaaagaatattttatttccctCTCCAGTGGACAACTTCTCATTTGTATTCACCTCCAAATTGCTTAAATTCTCAAAGCTGcacatttttaatatttcatccACAACTCCACAATTTTCTTCCTCTATAGAAAATTGACATTCTAAGAATTCAGCCAATCgtttaagttgaatttttggCTTCTCTTTCATTTCTTCATACATCAAGAAAAGTACTTTGTTGGGATTTTCTATGCTTTGTTTCCAATAATCCAACATGTGATCCCAAAATGGACCATAAATGTTCACCCCCTTGCAAAAAAGATCAAGCATTTCTTCAATGGAATTGATATCTTTGTGATCAAGtcttaaattgtttgaaaaatGCCACATAGAAATAAAAGTGTCCCTAGGATTCCTACACAAGTAAACAAGTttggtttttgaattttgaacaGATTTTGGCAATGAAGCAAATGGCACATGAGTTGCCAAAAGTCTAGGTGAAGTGAAAGATGGAAAATCAGGGACCCGACCATCAGCATAGAGTGTATGTTCCAAGAATGGAACAAGAACATGAGGATTCTTGACAAGTAAAGGGTGATTTTGTTCAAAAACAGAATGCTTCATTCGATTCACTAGAGTGAataaaagtgattttaaccAAGTGGTTCCTGATTTTGGAGTTGTAACAAAAATGATATTAGTGGAGCTTGAAATTGTTGTTGACATGCAATAACACCTTGGATCAATCTTGGTGATGTCCAAAATTCTTGGTATTCGTAGATATATGATCCAATCATCCATCCCTTTTCTTTTGATAAGGTAGAGAGCAATTTCTTACACTCTTGACTTAGGCTATCCTCTTATAAATATTTGGGAGGAGATGTTTGGGATGTTATCATGGTTTTGAGGATTGAGTGCTTTCTTCTAGTTACTTAAATAGTATCATTTAAGTtagtaatttaaattataacttaaaaagaaaaaattaaataactttccttgtcataaaaatTATCACATCACCTCTCTTACTCTTATGTccaaaattatatacatatagagATAATTAAATGTCATTATCATTTAAGTCacttaaatcataattttaaaaggaaaacGGATAAATAACTTTCCAAGTGATAGT
Protein-coding regions in this window:
- the LOC125858348 gene encoding cytosolic sulfotransferase 5-like, giving the protein MDDWIIYLRIPRILDITKIDPRCYCMSTTISSSTNIIFVTTPKSGTTWLKSLLFTLVNRMKHSVFEQNHPLLVKNPHVLVPFLEHTLYADGRVPDFPSFTSPRLLATHVPFASLPKSVQNSKTKLVYLCRNPRDTFISMWHFSNNLRLDHKDINSIEEMLDLFCKGVNIYGPFWDHMLDYWKQSIENPNKVLFLMYEEMKEKPKIQLKRLAEFLECQFSIEEENCGVVDEILKMCSFENLSNLEVNTNEKLSTGEGNKMFFRKGEIGD